One genomic region from Candidatus Chlorobium masyuteum encodes:
- a CDS encoding ATP-binding protein, protein MERNKETMNPNPKNSTSGNQLTLEMVDFRPEWQFEENQTGVFYKNGVIPGQLFLTLLGGDIQPESAKKALAVLENLFKSGVITNSDYIRIADYSAVLRAPISTRMIYANELNRLNSEYHCKPVITYICGASLLLKTMLRLFASYVKQQFIFVPTLADAFTLINARREKSRSEKPHQVRITTEDIEHFAAMCGHILFDEFYTVDEKQNIVSPDHPLHELYTIISLLNNDLRELKKTEKEQKEKINESLENARILNKKLSEKKKSLEDKEQIQRILIESLKKSRVEAEIANRAKSEFLANMSHEIRTPLHAVVGMTELLLDTPLNSTQRHYTDTIQASTKQLHQLINDILDFTKIESGQLDKVKSPFNLRALFTELSSILTGNAEKAGLQLSFIIPESVAGDLIGYPIYLKQALINLIQNAIKFTYKGGIDVRIATESETPGEITLRISVKDTGIGIPDEKKELVFQRFTQLDSSATRKAGGAGLGLAISTQLVEFMGGKLNLNSRKNEGSEFWFVISFLKPVESNKIQESESRKTQHSTPVLPNLNTSTANTRILLVEDNIINQQVAIAMLSKLAIHADIAANGLEAIDALKTKPYALVIMDLQMPLMGGIDAAKKIRNTGTGVINADIPIIAMTANATQEDKLNCQNAGMNDFITKPFVIKNLRDMLEKWIPSAQGIAE, encoded by the coding sequence TTGGAACGTAATAAAGAGACCATGAACCCCAATCCGAAAAACAGCACATCCGGCAATCAACTCACCCTTGAGATGGTTGATTTCAGACCCGAATGGCAATTTGAGGAGAATCAAACGGGTGTGTTCTACAAAAACGGGGTCATCCCCGGTCAACTCTTTCTCACGCTGCTTGGTGGAGATATTCAGCCTGAAAGTGCCAAAAAAGCACTTGCCGTGCTTGAAAACCTGTTTAAAAGCGGCGTGATCACCAACAGTGACTATATCAGAATTGCCGATTACTCAGCCGTTTTACGAGCGCCGATCAGCACAAGAATGATCTATGCCAATGAGCTGAACCGCTTAAACAGTGAATATCATTGCAAACCGGTTATCACCTATATCTGCGGGGCTTCCCTTCTTCTTAAAACAATGCTGCGCCTTTTTGCATCCTACGTAAAACAGCAGTTCATTTTTGTGCCGACACTTGCGGATGCCTTTACGCTGATAAACGCCCGAAGGGAGAAGAGCCGTTCAGAAAAACCACATCAGGTACGTATTACAACAGAGGATATTGAGCACTTTGCAGCCATGTGCGGTCATATCCTCTTTGACGAGTTCTATACTGTTGATGAAAAACAGAATATCGTCTCTCCGGACCATCCTCTTCATGAACTTTATACCATTATCTCCCTGCTGAACAATGATCTCAGGGAACTAAAAAAGACGGAAAAGGAACAGAAAGAGAAAATCAATGAATCCCTTGAAAATGCCCGCATACTGAATAAAAAACTTTCAGAAAAGAAAAAAAGTCTGGAAGACAAGGAACAGATCCAGCGCATTCTGATTGAAAGCCTGAAAAAATCCAGAGTAGAAGCTGAAATTGCAAACCGGGCAAAAAGTGAGTTCCTGGCCAATATGTCACATGAAATCAGAACGCCACTGCACGCAGTAGTCGGAATGACAGAGCTGCTGCTCGATACCCCGCTCAACTCAACCCAGCGGCACTATACGGACACCATACAGGCCAGTACAAAACAGCTCCATCAATTGATCAATGATATTCTCGATTTCACCAAAATCGAATCGGGACAGCTTGACAAGGTAAAATCGCCGTTCAATCTTCGTGCCCTTTTTACTGAACTCTCCTCCATTTTGACTGGCAACGCAGAAAAAGCCGGCCTGCAGTTGAGCTTTATCATTCCCGAATCAGTTGCAGGCGATCTGATCGGTTACCCGATCTATTTGAAGCAGGCGCTCATCAATCTGATACAGAATGCCATCAAGTTCACCTACAAAGGGGGGATTGATGTCCGGATTGCAACCGAATCCGAAACTCCCGGTGAAATCACGCTCCGCATATCGGTCAAGGACACAGGAATCGGAATCCCTGATGAGAAAAAAGAGCTGGTGTTCCAGCGGTTTACCCAATTGGACTCTTCGGCAACAAGAAAAGCGGGTGGAGCGGGACTCGGCCTGGCCATTTCCACTCAACTTGTCGAGTTTATGGGCGGCAAGCTGAATCTCAACAGCCGGAAAAATGAAGGCTCCGAGTTCTGGTTTGTTATCTCTTTTCTGAAACCAGTCGAAAGCAATAAAATTCAGGAGAGTGAATCCCGCAAAACACAACACTCCACACCTGTTTTGCCAAACCTGAACACTTCGACAGCAAACACCCGTATTCTGCTGGTTGAAGACAATATCATCAACCAGCAGGTTGCCATTGCAATGCTCAGCAAGCTCGCCATTCATGCAGATATTGCAGCAAATGGTTTAGAAGCAATTGATGCCCTGAAAACAAAGCCCTATGCACTGGTGATCATGGACCTGCAGATGCCTCTCATGGGAGGGATTGATGCTGCAAAAAAGATAAGAAACACCGGCACAGGAGTTATCAATGCCGATATTCCGATTATTGCCATGACCGCAAATGCAACGCAGGAGGACAAATTGAACTGTCAGAATGCGGGTATGAATGACTTTATCACGAAGCCTTTTGTCATCAAAAACCTTCGTGACATGCTGGAGAAGTGGATCCCGAGTGCTCAGGGTATCGCGGAATAG
- a CDS encoding sigma 54-interacting transcriptional regulator, with protein MLIAQEQDHGSISLLAEVSRTITNENDINKVLRLVLFIMSEHMDMLRGMITILNRDTGEIVINESFGLTTEEKERGRYRIGEGIIGQVVKTGKTVIVPSINNEPLFLDRTRSRTKAKKESLCFICIPIKTGTEIIGTLSADRQIEQEPSREKSKKSKAGEERMDMLQHYVDQLSIIASMISQAVRLKQLAHEESSKTTAIVTGNGKLPLLKHQKEEHEEESISEAERPANIIGNTKPIIALFKMIEKIAKTNATTIVLGESGVGKELVASAIHFKSRRSDKPFIKFNCAALPESIVESELFGHEKGAFTGASATRHGRFELAHTGTIFLDEVGELSLPIQAKLLRIIQEKEFERVGGSKTIKVDVRVIAATNRNLEELIRKGLFREDLYYRLNIFPITVPPLRERKTDILLLADYFVEKYNTANHKGVRRISTTSIDMLMRYHWPGNVRELENCIERAVILSEDNVIHGYHLPPTLQTAESSGTPYTGSLQQKLDAIEKEMIMEALKRTKGNMSRAAMQLGLSDRIMGLRIKKFEIDYRKFRI; from the coding sequence ACGGCAGTATCAGCCTGCTTGCCGAAGTGAGCAGAACCATCACCAATGAGAATGACATCAACAAGGTACTGCGGCTTGTTCTCTTCATCATGTCCGAGCACATGGATATGCTCCGCGGGATGATTACCATTCTTAACCGCGATACGGGTGAAATTGTGATTAATGAATCATTCGGACTGACAACAGAAGAGAAAGAGCGAGGCCGCTACCGCATTGGTGAAGGTATCATCGGACAGGTTGTCAAAACCGGCAAAACCGTCATTGTACCAAGTATCAATAATGAGCCGCTCTTTCTTGACCGTACCCGCTCCCGGACAAAAGCAAAAAAAGAGAGCCTCTGCTTTATCTGTATTCCGATAAAAACGGGCACTGAAATCATAGGGACCCTGAGCGCGGATCGACAGATTGAACAGGAACCGTCACGAGAAAAATCAAAAAAATCAAAAGCCGGCGAAGAACGCATGGATATGCTGCAGCACTATGTTGACCAGCTCTCCATTATTGCATCCATGATCTCGCAGGCGGTCCGGCTGAAGCAGCTTGCTCATGAAGAGAGTTCAAAAACCACAGCAATAGTCACCGGCAACGGAAAGCTTCCGCTCCTGAAACACCAAAAGGAGGAGCATGAGGAGGAGAGTATATCAGAAGCCGAACGTCCGGCAAATATCATCGGCAACACCAAACCGATCATCGCGCTTTTCAAAATGATCGAGAAAATTGCAAAAACCAACGCAACAACCATTGTGCTTGGAGAGAGCGGTGTTGGTAAAGAGCTTGTAGCAAGTGCCATTCACTTCAAGAGCCGCCGGTCGGATAAACCGTTTATCAAATTCAACTGTGCCGCTCTGCCGGAGAGCATTGTTGAAAGCGAGCTTTTCGGACATGAGAAAGGCGCGTTCACCGGCGCATCGGCTACCCGTCACGGCAGGTTTGAGCTCGCACATACCGGAACAATCTTTCTTGATGAGGTTGGAGAGCTGAGCCTTCCGATTCAGGCAAAACTTTTGCGAATCATACAGGAGAAGGAGTTTGAGCGGGTAGGCGGATCAAAAACCATCAAGGTTGATGTCCGGGTGATAGCCGCAACCAACCGCAATCTTGAAGAGCTGATCCGCAAGGGGCTCTTTCGCGAAGATCTCTACTACCGGCTGAATATCTTCCCGATTACCGTTCCCCCGCTCAGGGAGCGCAAAACCGATATTCTGCTGCTTGCCGATTATTTTGTCGAAAAATACAATACGGCCAACCATAAAGGGGTAAGGAGAATTTCGACAACATCGATCGACATGCTCATGCGCTATCACTGGCCGGGCAATGTCCGCGAACTTGAAAACTGCATTGAACGGGCAGTGATCCTGAGCGAAGACAATGTCATTCATGGCTACCATCTTCCCCCGACGCTCCAGACTGCCGAATCCAGCGGAACACCCTATACAGGCTCCCTCCAGCAGAAGCTTGACGCGATTGAAAAAGAGATGATCATGGAGGCGCTCAAACGTACCAAGGGAAATATGTCACGTGCGGCCATGCAACTCGGGCTTTCAGACCGGATTATGGGGCTGCGTATAAAAAAATTCGAAATCGACTACCGGAAATTCCGGATATAG